The Leptotrichia sp. OH3620_COT-345 genomic sequence TAATAATAGCAATCAGCTTATCAGGTTCAACAAATGATATTATAGAATCTCTGGAAATAGCTAAAAAAAATAAGGTGAAAATAATTGCAATTACAAACCATATTCTATCTCCAATAGCTCAACTTGCAGATTATGTTCTTCTTACTGCAGGAAGGGAAACATTGTTGGACGGGGGTTCTCTTATTGCTAAAATATCACAGCTTTATGTTGCTGATATACTTTGTACAGGTTATGCTTTGAAAAATAAGGAAGAAGCTTTAAAAATGAAGCATAATACCGCACAGGCAGTATTGTCAAAAAATAAATAAGGGAATGTCTCCAATCTTTTTTGTAAAAAAGCGGTTAGATAAAAAAATTTAACTTAAATTTTATATATATATTCAAAAAACATCTATTTATTGTAAAAATAAAAAGAATGTTTTTTCGGTATTTATTTTTGTATTTTTTCATATTGAAAAATTTGAATGTCGAAAGTCAGATAGAAAAATTGTAATAATTAATTGAAATAATTCTTTATGGGAAAAAATAAACTGAATCAAACAGTTTTATTAAATTAATAAATTCGGATTAAGTAAATAATAAAATTATGAGGGTAATATAAGCCCTCATAAATTTTTATAAAATTTTTTATTTTCCTCTCACTCTTTTAAAAAAAGAAAAGAAGTTTTTATAAGCTATGTTTTCGATTTCTTCTTTTGAATATCCACGCTTTTCCAAAGCAGATTTTACATTTTTAATTTGAGTTACATCGTAGATTCCATTTAATCCTTCATCTTCGTCATCAGGGGTATTGTAGTATTCGGCGAAATCAAAACCGAATCCAACTTTATCGAGACCTATTTTCTCTGCAATATATTCCATATGATTTAAAAGCATATCCAGATTTTTTTCATTTTCATTTTTACTGACAAATCCATGATAACTGTTTAATCCAATCATTCCGTTTCTTTCTCCGATACATAAAATCTGCTCATCATTTAAATTTCTCATCGAAGAACAAAGAGTTCTGGAATTGGAATGGGAAGCAAAAAATGGTTTTTTTGAGTATTTTGCAATGTCCCAGAAAGTTTTATCATTAGCATGAGAGACATCAAGTAGAATACCTAAGTTCTCAATAATTTCAACAGCTTTTATTCCTAAGTTTGTCAATCCTCTATTTTCATCGCCGCGCTGACCTGTAGCAAAAGCGTTTTGTTCATTCCATGTCATACCGATATGTCTTACACCTAATCTTTCCAAAAGATATAAATAATCAAGATTTGAACCTATACCGGGCAGTCCTTCTATTCCTAAAATAATTCCGAATTTATTTAAAGTTTGGGCTTTTTCAAAATCTTCTGTATTTTTTATAATATGAACAATATCCTTTGAATAATAAAGTTCTTCACTCATTGAACATAGGTTTTGAAAAAAAAGTTCTTCAGGATCAGAGGTTTTAAAGACATCTATATAAATAACGAAAATTCCGCCTGAGAGACCTCCTTTTATAAATCTGTTCTTATATTTTTTTCTTATTATGTCCTTATTTCCTTTTATATATTCCCGATGATTATCAGTCCATACATCAGCGTGCATATCAAAAAACATTGTATATCACCTTTCTTTTTTAAATTTTTTCAAAAAATATTTCTTTAGTTTGAGTATTTATAGTACATACAGAGCCTAAAGGTAATGTCGCCATAAAAGGCTTACCGTGTCCTGACTCTATTCCGTAAATAACAGGTTTGTCATAATCTTTAAAAAAATCATTAAATAATTCATTCAGTTCGTATATTTCATCATTTGAAGTTTTGTAGGTATTGCTACAGTCAGCAAAATTTCCGAGTATAATTCCATGGCAATCGTCTAATTTTCCGGAATATTTCAAATGTGTCAACATCCTATCAATAGAGCCTGTTTTTTCATCAACATCTTCAAGAAAGAGAATTTTCCCTTTAGTATCTATCTCATACGGGGTTCCTAAAGTGGAAACGGAAATAGCCAAATTTCCTCCAATAAGTGGACCTTTTACTGTTAATGATGAATTAGTCAGATTGTTTTCATTCAGTAAATGAAGTTTTTTGTTTTCAGGTTCTTTATATTTCCACTTTTCTTTTTCTAAGGCTTCAAAAAGAGAAATTTCAGTGTAACTGTTAAAATCATTGAACATATTTGATTTTACCATAGGGCCGTGGTATGTCCCCAAGTTGCATTTCTGATTAAAAACAATATGTAAATTTGTAATATCGCTGTATCCTACAAATACTTTCGGATTGTTTTTTATAAGATTGTAATCAATTTTATCTAAAAGCTGTGAAGCTGAATAGCCGCCTTTTACACAAAAAATACCTTTAATATCGTTTCTTGAAAATGCTTCATGTAAATCTTGTACACGAACTTCAGGATTTCCGGCCATATAGCCTCCATAATTTTCATAGAGACTTTTTCCCATTATAGGAAAAAATCCTAATTTTTCGATTACTTTACAGCATTTTTTTATATCTTCATCAGCAATTATAGGTGAAGAAGGGCAAAGTAGGAATACTTTATCTCCTTTTTTTAAAGAATTCGGGAAATTCATATGTTTTTTCTCCTTTTTGTACATTTTCAGTAATCATAATAAATCATTTTATTATACATTATTTTAAGTGAGTTTTAAATATGTAAAATATTTTTCTTTTATAAAAATTATTACTGTACCTAGAATCTTATTATCAATTGTAAAATTTTTTTTTAAAAAAAATATAAAAAATGAAATTTTTTTCTGTTTTTCTATTTACAAAATCAAAAAATGAGGTAAAATAATGGTATATAAAGTGAAAGGTGTAAAAGGTGCGAAATGAGTAAAAAAGAAATATTTCAAAAAATAAAAAGAAAATTGATAGTTTCCTGTCAAGCATTACCTGAAGAACCGTTATATATTGAAAATGGAACAATTATGCCTTTAATGGCACTTGCAGCAAAACAGGCGGGAGCGGCAGGAATAAGGACAAATGGAAAAAGAGATGTGGAAGAAATAAAAAAACTTGTAGATTTACCAATTATAGGATTGATAAAAAAGAAATATGAGGGATTTGAACAATATATAACCGTTACAATGAAAGAAATAGAAGATTTAATAGAAGCTAAATCCGATATAATTGCTTTAGATTGTACTATGAGAAAGAGAGTTGACCGAAAAACGATAAATGAATTTATAGCGGAAATAAAAGAAAAGTATCCTGAAATAATATTAATGGCTGATATATCCACTTTTGAAGAAGGGATAAACGCTGAAAAAGCGGGAGCTGACTTAATCGGAACTACATTGAGCGGGTATACTCCATATAGTAAAAAAATTGAGGGACCGGATTTTGAACTGGTGGAAAGATTAGTAAAGGAAGTAAAAATCCCTGTGATAGCGGAAGGAAGAATACATGAACCAAAACAGGCAAAGCAAATGCTAGATATAGGGGCTTATGCAGTAGTAGTAGGAGGAGCTATAACGAGACCTTTTGAAATAGCATCAAGATTTGTTGCGGAAATAGAAAAATAAAAAATTTCTGAAAATATCTCATAAATTATAAAATAGATTTATTTTATAATTATACTTTTAAAAAAATTTCAATGTAGGAAAATAATAAAATGATAAATAAGCGAAATAAATACAAAATTAAAATATTGAATAAAAATCTGATATTAAAATTATTTTAATAGAAAAGACACAAAAGAAGCATTAAAAAATTGTTGCCCGGATGAAAAAAATCTTTGATTTTTTAACTAAGTAAAATATTTTTAAGTATAAGACAGTTTATATTGAATAGTGAAAAATAAAGAAAATAATAAAATTTCATAAAAATTAAAAATAAGTTTGCAAAGAAAGGAGAAAAGATTATTTTATAAAAATTGTAAAAAATAAGTACAATAAAAGTTTTTAAAAATAATCTTAAATGTAGGAAATTATGAAAAATAATTTTTTTTCAGTATTACAGAAGATAGGGAGAGCTTTTATGTTGCCTATAGCTGTATTACCAATGGCGGGAATACTTTTAGGGGTGGGAGGTTCATTCACAAATCCTGTACTGATACAGACATATAATCTTACTTTTTTAAAAGAAGGAACCATTTTAAACTATATAATGCAATTATTTTCCAATACGGGATTATTTGTATTTGCAAATCTTCCTTTGCTGTTTGCAGTGGGCGTAGCTATAGGTCTTGCCAACAAAAACAAAGAAACAGCGGCTTTATCAGCAGTTCTCGGATTTTTACTTTTCCATACAATAATAGGAACTATTTTAACATTTCAGGGAATAACTCCTGAAGCAATGACTTATGAGACCCTTATATCTAAAGGACTTAGTGAAGCTGCAGCAAGAGGAACGGCGGCACTTTATTCAAGAGAACTGGGAATATTTACATTACAGACGGGAGTATTTGGAGGAATAATCTGCGGTATAGTTGCAGCAGGAATTACAAATAAATTTTCAGGTAAAGTATTACCCGACTATTTGGCATTTTTTAGCGGAAACAGACTTGTTCCTGTTATGACAATCATACTATTTATACCTGTGGCGGCAATATTTCCGTTTATATGGCCGACTGTATTTATGGGAATTGTAAAAGCCGGAGAAATATTTGCGGCAACAGGAGCTGTAGGAACATTCTTTTACGGATTTACAATGAGAATACTCAATGTATTCGGATTACATCATGCCATATATCCATTATTCTGGTATACACAGCTTGGAGGATATGAGGAAGTTGCAGGTAAAATGGTTGCAGGAGGACAGAATATATTTTTTGCCCAACTTGCCGATCCTACAATAAAACACTTCAGTGCAGCAGCCACAAAAACAATGACGGGAGGATTTTTACCTATGATGTTCGGACTGCCTGCTGCAGCTCTGGCAATGTACAAAACAGCAGAAAATAAAAATAAGGCTGCAATAAAAGGTATACTTATATCAGCAGCATTAACATCATTTCTGACAGGTATAACAGAACCTATAGAATTCACATTTTTATTTGTTGCTCCGATATTATATGTGATTCATGCATTACTTGAAGGATTGGCATATATGCTGATGTATGTGTTGAACGTTGCTGTGGGAATTACATTTTCAAGGGGAATAATAGACTTTACGTTTTTTGGGCTTTTGCAGGGGACTGCTAAGACCTCTTATTACTGGATTCTTATATTAGGTCCTGTGTATGCGGTTATTTATTATTTTGTATTTAAAGTTTTAATATTGAAATTTAATATTTCGACTCCCGGAAGAGGCGAAGGAGAAAATAAGCTTTATACAAGAAAAGATTATGATGCTTCCAAAGAAAAAAATGAATTTATAGATGAGATTGTACTATCACTGGGAGGAGTCGAAAATATAGAAAATATAGATGCCTGTATTACAAGACTGAGGGTTACTGTAAAGGATTCTGATAAAGTGTCGGAGGATATCAGATGGAAAGAGTTGAATGCCAAAGGAGTTATAAGATCAGGGAATGGAATACAGATAGTATATGGAACACAGGCTGAAATATATAAAAATAAAATAAGGGAGAAATATAAAATATGATTTTTACAAATTTAAAAGACAGTCTTCAAAATGAAAGTCTTTCAAAAGAAATAAAAAAATGTATTGAATTTACAAATAAAAATAAAATTGAAGAGTATGAAGCAGGAGTTTATGAGGTTCCCGGAACTGATATGAAAATGAATGTAGGACATTATACTACAAAAGCGGAAAGTGAATGTTTTTGGGAAACTCATCTGAAATATATTGATGTTCAGGTCATGCTTAAAGGAGAAGAATATATAGCCTTTAATAATGTCCATAATCTCAAAAAAATTAAGACGGATGAGAAAAATGACCTTATAGAACACGAAGGAGATGAACTATTCAGAGTTTTAATGAAGGAAGGAGATGTTCTTATTCTTTATCCTGAAGATGCACATATGCCCGGAGTAAAAGTCAATGAGCCTATTTCTGTTAAAAAAGTTGTATTTAAAATAAAAGCGGAAAAAATTTAAGATTTAAAAAAGTTATTTCATTAAAAATAAAAATAGAAATATAAAAAGAGGCAATTTTTTGATAAGTTAAATTATCATTTTAAAATTGTCTCTTTCTTTCTTGAATGTTTTTATAAAAAATATTATTTTTAGTCTTGACTTTTTGAAATTTTAGGGTATAATCTAATTAAATATAAATTTTCAAAAAAATGAAAATTAAAAAAAATAAGGAAAAGGTGGAATTATGAAAAAAGAAAAAGAGAAAAAAGAAAAAAAAATGAGCAAAAATAATCGCGCCATTTTATCAATCGCAAGAGAACTTTTATTTTCCAAAGTAGGGGAAAGAATTCCGTCAGTAATTGATTATTCACAAAAGTATGAAATTTCTGTGGGACTTATTCAGAAAGCATTTGTCTATTTACAGGATGAAGGAGCTGTAGAATTTGAAAAAAGAGGGGTTCTAGGTTCATTTGTAAAAAAAATAAACAATGATATTCTTTTAGAAAAGAGTGACCTTGATATCCTTGTAGGAGTTATGCCGTTACCTTATTCAAAAAGATATGAAGGGCTTGCAACAGGTATAAAGAATAATTTCCAGAACAATAATCTGGATTATTACTTTGCATATATGAGCGGTTCAAAAATAAGAATGGATTTACTTAGAAAAGGAGTTTATGATTTTGCTGTAGTATCTAAACTTGCATACAAGCTTGAAAGAGAGAAAAATAAGGATATTGAAGCTATATTTGAATTCGGAGAAAACAGCTATGCTTCAAAACATGTTCTTTTTAAAGCACCGGGCGTAAAAAAAATACAAAAAGTGGGAATAGATAGAAACTCTGAGGATCAGAAATATTTAACTAAAAAATGTCTTGAAGGTTCTGACTACATTTATGTAGAAATAGATTATAATGAAACTGCAAAATTACTTAAAAATAAAGTTGTAGATGCAATTATATGGAATTTTGACAAAATTGAAGAAAAACAGATTGACATAGACTATGAAGAACTCCCTCAAAATAAAATGTTAAGACATGCAAGTGAAGCGGTACTCATAGTAAACAGCAATAATGAAAATCTGAAAAGATTGGCAAAAAAAATAATAGACATGAACTATATTAAAGAAATACAGAAAAGTGTAATGGATAATAGAATGTTACCTACTTACTAATTTTTAGTACTTTTAAAAATTTAGAAAAACGTATAAAGAGGTTTCATAGAGAATGGAAAAATTAAAATTTAGACTGGAAATATTGAAAAATTCCGGTGTAATAGATGAAGAAATATACAGAACAGTGACAGATTTAATAATATATTTGAATGAAAAATGGGGAATCATACTAACTGAAGATAATGGGGCAATGTTTATAACTCACTTGTCAATGGCGTTAAAAAGAATAAAGAAAGGTGAAAGTGTAAATAATGTTGATTATGAAGTGTTTCAGGAAATATTAATGTCAGATAAAATTACGGAAATTGAAAAAATTTATGAAGATATTGAAAAAAATATTTTTAATAAAAAATTACCTGAAGAAGAGAAAAAATATATTCTGATAAATTTGCTGCTGATTGAAGAGAATAAATAACTTAAGTCAGGAGGAATAAATGAAAATAACAGTAGGAGGGCAAATAGATAAGGAAAATGTTGCGGAATTGCTGAAAAAGTATTTTCCCGAAGGGGAAATAACTATAAAAAGTGATATCGATGCAGCAATGGATATAAAACTGGGAAATGCTGATTATTACTTTGGAGCATGTAATACAGGAGGGGGAGGAGCACTGGCAATGGCTATTGCACTTATAGGAGCAGATAAGTGTGCGACTCTTGCAATGCCCGGAAATGTACTGTCCGAAGAAAAAATAAAAGAAGAAGTGGACAAAGGAAAAATTGCTTTTGGATTTACTCCTCAATCAGCGGAAGAAATTATAAAAACTGTTGCAAGTTTTTTAAAAATAAAAAGCTGATAAATATTCAAAAATGAAGGAGGATAAAAATGGAGAGATTTTTAATAAGTGGAATATTGAGCGGTTTTGCTTCAGTATTGGCGAATTTGGGGGTAGCAGTATTTAACGACGGGCTTAGACCTATGGTTCCGGAATTTTTAGAAGGCAGAATAGACAGAAAAGCATTGGCTGCAACAAGCTTTGCATTGTCATTCGGTCTTGTAATTGGATTTGGGATTCCTTTTTCAATAGGTTCTGCAATTATACTTATACACAGTATTTTACTTGGAACTGATATAATAGGCGTATCTACTCCAAGAAATAAAACAGGCACGGTAATGGCGGGGATAATAGGTGCTTTATACGGAATAGGATTAGTATTCGGACTTGAGAAAATAGTGGAACTGTTCAGTAAAATGCCTATTGATTTTTTGCCGAGTCTGGCTAAAGTAGGAGCTCCGATAATAGTCGGATTTTCCGTATTCCCTGCATTAGTAGTAGGATATCAGTACGGAGCTAAAAAGGGAGCATTTACACTTATAACTGCATTACTTGTAAGACAGATTACAACAGTTTTCGGTAAAATACCTGTTTCTCAAAATGTGAATATTACTTTAAATTCTGACGGAATGGCTCTTCTTATAAGTGTCATTATAATGCTTGTTTTTGCAATAAGTGATAAAGAAACTGAAAAAACGGATTCTAATAAAATGTTAGTTGGGATTTTTTCAGCAAGAGTCGCCAGAGTCAAAAAAAATATAATTCCTCTTTCAATAATGGGTGGACTTATAGCAGCTGCATGTAGTCTGAGAATTGTCGCAGGAGATCCCATATCTCTAAAACTATTAACGGAAACATTGAAAGGTATGGCAGCAGGAGATATCCGGAACTTTGAAGCAGGTCTTGTAGCTTTAGCAAGGAGTATAGGATTTGTACCGTTAGTGGCTACTACTGCGATAACGACAGGAGTATATGGGCCGGCAGGAATGACCCTTGTTTTTGCAGTAGGAATATTTATTAAAAATCCGATTATTGCTTTTTTTGTAGGAACATTAATTCTTGCATTGGAAATATTT encodes the following:
- a CDS encoding dipeptidase, encoding MFFDMHADVWTDNHREYIKGNKDIIRKKYKNRFIKGGLSGGIFVIYIDVFKTSDPEELFFQNLCSMSEELYYSKDIVHIIKNTEDFEKAQTLNKFGIILGIEGLPGIGSNLDYLYLLERLGVRHIGMTWNEQNAFATGQRGDENRGLTNLGIKAVEIIENLGILLDVSHANDKTFWDIAKYSKKPFFASHSNSRTLCSSMRNLNDEQILCIGERNGMIGLNSYHGFVSKNENEKNLDMLLNHMEYIAEKIGLDKVGFGFDFAEYYNTPDDEDEGLNGIYDVTQIKNVKSALEKRGYSKEEIENIAYKNFFSFFKRVRGK
- a CDS encoding LD-carboxypeptidase — protein: MNFPNSLKKGDKVFLLCPSSPIIADEDIKKCCKVIEKLGFFPIMGKSLYENYGGYMAGNPEVRVQDLHEAFSRNDIKGIFCVKGGYSASQLLDKIDYNLIKNNPKVFVGYSDITNLHIVFNQKCNLGTYHGPMVKSNMFNDFNSYTEISLFEALEKEKWKYKEPENKKLHLLNENNLTNSSLTVKGPLIGGNLAISVSTLGTPYEIDTKGKILFLEDVDEKTGSIDRMLTHLKYSGKLDDCHGIILGNFADCSNTYKTSNDEIYELNELFNDFFKDYDKPVIYGIESGHGKPFMATLPLGSVCTINTQTKEIFFEKI
- a CDS encoding N-acetylmannosamine-6-phosphate 2-epimerase → MSKKEIFQKIKRKLIVSCQALPEEPLYIENGTIMPLMALAAKQAGAAGIRTNGKRDVEEIKKLVDLPIIGLIKKKYEGFEQYITVTMKEIEDLIEAKSDIIALDCTMRKRVDRKTINEFIAEIKEKYPEIILMADISTFEEGINAEKAGADLIGTTLSGYTPYSKKIEGPDFELVERLVKEVKIPVIAEGRIHEPKQAKQMLDIGAYAVVVGGAITRPFEIASRFVAEIEK
- a CDS encoding PTS transporter subunit EIIC codes for the protein MKNNFFSVLQKIGRAFMLPIAVLPMAGILLGVGGSFTNPVLIQTYNLTFLKEGTILNYIMQLFSNTGLFVFANLPLLFAVGVAIGLANKNKETAALSAVLGFLLFHTIIGTILTFQGITPEAMTYETLISKGLSEAAARGTAALYSRELGIFTLQTGVFGGIICGIVAAGITNKFSGKVLPDYLAFFSGNRLVPVMTIILFIPVAAIFPFIWPTVFMGIVKAGEIFAATGAVGTFFYGFTMRILNVFGLHHAIYPLFWYTQLGGYEEVAGKMVAGGQNIFFAQLADPTIKHFSAAATKTMTGGFLPMMFGLPAAALAMYKTAENKNKAAIKGILISAALTSFLTGITEPIEFTFLFVAPILYVIHALLEGLAYMLMYVLNVAVGITFSRGIIDFTFFGLLQGTAKTSYYWILILGPVYAVIYYFVFKVLILKFNISTPGRGEGENKLYTRKDYDASKEKNEFIDEIVLSLGGVENIENIDACITRLRVTVKDSDKVSEDIRWKELNAKGVIRSGNGIQIVYGTQAEIYKNKIREKYKI
- a CDS encoding YhcH/YjgK/YiaL family protein, translating into MIFTNLKDSLQNESLSKEIKKCIEFTNKNKIEEYEAGVYEVPGTDMKMNVGHYTTKAESECFWETHLKYIDVQVMLKGEEYIAFNNVHNLKKIKTDEKNDLIEHEGDELFRVLMKEGDVLILYPEDAHMPGVKVNEPISVKKVVFKIKAEKI
- the yhfZ gene encoding GntR family transcriptional regulator YhfZ, encoding MKKEKEKKEKKMSKNNRAILSIARELLFSKVGERIPSVIDYSQKYEISVGLIQKAFVYLQDEGAVEFEKRGVLGSFVKKINNDILLEKSDLDILVGVMPLPYSKRYEGLATGIKNNFQNNNLDYYFAYMSGSKIRMDLLRKGVYDFAVVSKLAYKLEREKNKDIEAIFEFGENSYASKHVLFKAPGVKKIQKVGIDRNSEDQKYLTKKCLEGSDYIYVEIDYNETAKLLKNKVVDAIIWNFDKIEEKQIDIDYEELPQNKMLRHASEAVLIVNSNNENLKRLAKKIIDMNYIKEIQKSVMDNRMLPTY
- a CDS encoding PRD domain-containing protein — encoded protein: MEKLKFRLEILKNSGVIDEEIYRTVTDLIIYLNEKWGIILTEDNGAMFITHLSMALKRIKKGESVNNVDYEVFQEILMSDKITEIEKIYEDIEKNIFNKKLPEEEKKYILINLLLIEENK
- a CDS encoding DUF2620 domain-containing protein encodes the protein MKITVGGQIDKENVAELLKKYFPEGEITIKSDIDAAMDIKLGNADYYFGACNTGGGGALAMAIALIGADKCATLAMPGNVLSEEKIKEEVDKGKIAFGFTPQSAEEIIKTVASFLKIKS
- a CDS encoding YhfT family protein — protein: MERFLISGILSGFASVLANLGVAVFNDGLRPMVPEFLEGRIDRKALAATSFALSFGLVIGFGIPFSIGSAIILIHSILLGTDIIGVSTPRNKTGTVMAGIIGALYGIGLVFGLEKIVELFSKMPIDFLPSLAKVGAPIIVGFSVFPALVVGYQYGAKKGAFTLITALLVRQITTVFGKIPVSQNVNITLNSDGMALLISVIIMLVFAISDKETEKTDSNKMLVGIFSARVARVKKNIIPLSIMGGLIAAACSLRIVAGDPISLKLLTETLKGMAAGDIRNFEAGLVALARSIGFVPLVATTAITTGVYGPAGMTLVFAVGIFIKNPIIAFFVGTLILALEIFLLEFIAKTLDKFPGVKACGDHIRTSMTKVLEISLLVGGMIAANEMAGGNGLGFLFVSGFYLLNKTSKKPLVDMAVGPVATILFGIILNILYVLQLYVPVAVK